The following coding sequences are from one uncultured Methanobrevibacter sp. window:
- a CDS encoding GMC family oxidoreductase N-terminal domain-containing protein: protein MVIVIGTGAGGSLIAMELAKANIPVTIIERGPYIKSKDSFEYYDMKYYDKRLKNTNSVDLLKTTCIGGSTIVAAGNGVRILEDEFKELGIDISAEYDKIEELVGIHQMDDEHIGKGTQAFIDCANELGFEANRMPKFIRDEDCKPCGKCSFGCPRDAKWSGKDFVDIAIENGAELITDAEVTKVIFSDKKITGVEYIKDNIKQNINSDLVILCAGAVDSAVILQKSGIDAGNKLFFDPFVSVGGYLKDINFNSEVQMNGLAIGKEYILAPHFSSFIAKYIKESNPEVEDKDILSIMVKVEDDMVGTVDADGNVFKFNTIDDIRRLAQGCAAAGSILEKAGVDPTTMTSTIFRGAHPGGTAAIGDVVDNNLKTEIDGLYVGDASVIPMSPGKPPILLILALALRLANHLIEEVI, encoded by the coding sequence ATGGTTATAGTCATAGGTACTGGTGCAGGAGGTTCATTAATAGCTATGGAACTTGCAAAAGCAAATATTCCTGTAACAATTATAGAAAGAGGACCATACATAAAAAGCAAAGATTCATTTGAATATTATGACATGAAATACTACGATAAGCGTTTGAAAAATACAAACAGTGTCGACTTATTGAAGACAACTTGTATTGGAGGATCCACAATTGTAGCTGCAGGAAATGGCGTAAGGATTCTTGAAGATGAATTCAAGGAACTTGGAATAGACATATCTGCTGAATATGACAAAATCGAAGAGTTAGTAGGAATTCATCAAATGGATGATGAACATATCGGTAAGGGAACTCAAGCTTTCATAGACTGTGCAAATGAATTAGGATTTGAAGCAAACAGAATGCCTAAATTCATAAGGGATGAGGATTGCAAGCCTTGTGGAAAATGCTCATTCGGTTGTCCAAGAGATGCAAAATGGAGTGGAAAAGACTTTGTAGATATAGCAATCGAAAATGGTGCAGAACTAATTACAGATGCTGAAGTCACAAAAGTTATCTTTTCAGATAAGAAAATCACAGGAGTAGAATACATCAAGGACAATATCAAGCAAAATATCAACTCTGACTTGGTAATCCTCTGTGCAGGAGCAGTTGACAGTGCAGTGATCCTTCAGAAATCAGGAATTGATGCAGGAAATAAACTCTTCTTTGACCCATTTGTAAGTGTTGGAGGATATTTAAAGGATATTAATTTCAATAGCGAAGTTCAGATGAATGGGCTTGCAATAGGAAAGGAATACATCCTTGCACCTCATTTCTCATCATTTATTGCTAAATACATCAAGGAATCAAACCCTGAAGTTGAAGATAAGGATATCTTAAGCATTATGGTTAAAGTTGAAGACGATATGGTAGGTACTGTTGATGCAGATGGAAACGTATTCAAATTCAATACAATTGATGACATCCGAAGATTGGCTCAAGGCTGTGCTGCAGCAGGTTCAATACTTGAAAAGGCAGGTGTCGATCCAACAACCATGACTTCAACAATATTTAGAGGAGCTCATCCTGGAGGAACTGCAGCTATTGGAGATGTCGTTGACAATAACTTAAAAACAGAAATAGACGGTTTGTATGTCGGAGATGCAAGTGTAATCCCAATGTCTCCAGGAAAACCACCTATATTATTGATTTTAGCATTAGCATTAAGATTAGCTAATCATTTAATTGAAGAAGTTATTTAA
- a CDS encoding protein translocase subunit SecF (forms a complex with SecD and YajC; SecDFyajC stimulates the proton motive force-driven protein translocation; seems to modulate the cycling of SecA by stabilizing its membrane-inserted state and appears to be required for the release of mature proteins from the extracytoplasmic side of the membrane; in some organisms, such as Bacillus subtilis, SecD is fused to SecF), which translates to MLEKMMENHKILIAIPIILALLSLVLIGFHGLEQGVDLKGGSQAELQLLGSVTPSELEDTLDAKLNTNNIKVTNNGNNKVTVELENNINSSTFTSAINGKAKVIGYNEIGPVLSEEAMGQIYVAMIFAFLFMAITVFVVFREPVPSVAIILAALCDILIALGGMSIFKIPLSIASVGALLMLIGYSVDTDILLTTRLLKRREGTVEERAKNAMYTGLTMSFAAIAAMGILFVVTKILMPEATTLSNISAVLVIGLIGDILSTWLMNLGILKTYIDWRQSKKQEKYNVSSSSSKNKSSESKDKTSEKESKLSLKDKLKRKTEVEDDEVMSKIQEELEKIDNMEESSENVPKSEKSPKKKSNKKQKAKGNKRKAKKKKGKGGK; encoded by the coding sequence ATGTTAGAGAAAATGATGGAAAACCACAAGATCTTAATTGCGATTCCTATTATTCTTGCACTTTTATCATTAGTTCTTATAGGTTTTCACGGCTTAGAACAAGGTGTTGACTTAAAAGGAGGTTCACAAGCGGAATTACAGCTATTAGGTTCTGTAACTCCAAGTGAATTGGAAGACACACTTGATGCCAAATTGAACACCAACAATATAAAAGTCACAAATAATGGAAACAATAAGGTTACTGTGGAATTGGAAAACAATATCAATTCAAGTACATTTACAAGCGCCATAAATGGAAAGGCAAAGGTAATCGGCTATAATGAAATTGGTCCAGTATTAAGTGAAGAAGCTATGGGACAAATTTATGTTGCTATGATTTTTGCATTCCTGTTTATGGCAATTACCGTGTTTGTTGTATTTAGAGAACCTGTACCATCTGTTGCAATTATCCTCGCAGCTTTGTGTGATATACTCATTGCGCTTGGAGGAATGTCAATATTCAAGATTCCATTGTCAATTGCATCTGTAGGTGCATTATTAATGCTTATTGGGTACAGCGTAGATACAGATATTCTTCTTACAACCAGACTTTTGAAAAGAAGAGAAGGAACTGTGGAAGAGCGTGCTAAAAATGCTATGTATACCGGTTTAACCATGTCCTTTGCGGCAATAGCTGCAATGGGAATCCTATTCGTGGTAACCAAGATACTCATGCCTGAAGCAACTACATTAAGCAATATTTCTGCAGTTTTAGTAATCGGATTGATTGGAGATATTCTTTCCACTTGGTTAATGAACTTAGGAATTCTTAAGACTTACATTGATTGGAGACAATCTAAAAAACAAGAGAAATACAATGTAAGTTCATCTTCAAGCAAGAATAAATCTTCTGAATCTAAAGATAAAACCTCAGAAAAAGAATCCAAATTAAGTCTTAAAGATAAACTTAAGAGAAAAACTGAAGTTGAAGATGATGAAGTGATGTCTAAAATCCAAGAGGAATTGGAAAAAATAGACAATATGGAAGAATCTTCCGAAAATGTTCCGAAATCAGAAAAATCTCCAAAAAAGAAGTCCAATAAAAAACAAAAAGCTAAAGGCAATAAGCGTAAGGCTAAAAAGAAAAAAGGAAAAGGAGGCAAATAA
- a CDS encoding preprotein translocase subunit SecD: MASDLSKFFKDRQVIILLLFLLISIGSIALLGVEQGLDLKGGSSIQLQLEHPVNESTMKVVTSVLDKRLNLYGVSDVKVRSSGDQMVIVEMAGKTPEEVERLIGNPGIFEAKIDNVTVLTGSDVASVEAPVVGDSGEWHVPFTLTTEGAKKFAELAKGKGGHEVVMYLDGKQIDDHPPQLSGELAGGEPVAEVEVTGSAADVETAKEESNTVYTVLKTGSLPVKIHTIGSNTVSPELGQQFAQGALIAGLLAILGIALVVYIRYRRAFLAIPILITTISEIIIILGVASIIHWNIDLAAIAGLIASVGTGVDDQIIITDEVLHHDSENTRHRRTRTQMNVKNALFIIFASAGTLIAAMLPLAYVGFARGSSGIGTIAGFAFTTIIGVLIGVFITRPAYAKFIEIFVS, from the coding sequence ATGGCAAGCGATTTATCTAAATTCTTTAAAGACAGACAAGTAATTATCCTCTTATTATTCCTATTGATCAGTATTGGAAGCATTGCTCTTTTAGGTGTAGAGCAAGGTCTTGACTTGAAAGGTGGATCATCCATCCAATTGCAACTTGAACATCCAGTTAATGAGAGTACAATGAAAGTTGTAACCTCTGTTTTAGATAAAAGGCTTAACCTTTATGGTGTAAGTGATGTAAAGGTAAGGTCCAGCGGAGACCAGATGGTTATAGTTGAAATGGCTGGAAAGACACCGGAAGAGGTAGAGCGGCTGATTGGAAATCCAGGTATCTTTGAAGCAAAAATTGATAATGTGACTGTCCTTACAGGTAGCGATGTGGCTTCAGTTGAAGCACCGGTTGTTGGAGATAGTGGAGAGTGGCATGTGCCATTTACACTTACAACAGAAGGGGCTAAAAAATTTGCAGAACTTGCTAAAGGAAAAGGTGGTCATGAAGTAGTGATGTATCTGGATGGAAAGCAAATTGATGACCATCCACCACAACTCTCTGGAGAATTAGCTGGTGGAGAACCTGTAGCGGAAGTTGAAGTTACAGGCAGCGCAGCAGACGTTGAAACTGCAAAAGAGGAATCCAATACAGTTTATACTGTTTTAAAAACAGGTTCACTTCCTGTAAAGATTCACACTATCGGTTCCAATACAGTTTCACCTGAATTAGGTCAGCAATTTGCACAAGGAGCTTTGATTGCAGGATTATTAGCCATACTTGGTATTGCATTGGTTGTATACATTAGATACAGAAGAGCATTCTTGGCAATCCCAATTTTAATTACAACAATTTCTGAGATAATAATTATCTTAGGTGTTGCTTCCATTATCCATTGGAATATAGACCTTGCAGCAATCGCTGGTTTAATCGCATCTGTAGGTACTGGGGTAGACGACCAGATCATCATTACAGATGAGGTATTGCACCACGACAGTGAAAACACAAGACATAGAAGAACTAGAACCCAAATGAACGTTAAAAATGCATTATTCATTATCTTCGCATCTGCAGGAACATTAATAGCTGCAATGTTACCACTTGCATATGTTGGATTTGCAAGAGGAAGCAGTGGTATCGGTACCATCGCAGGTTTCGCATTCACTACAATCATAGGGGTTTTAATTGGTGTATTCATCACAAGACCAGCTTATGCTAAATTTATTGAAATCTTTGTATCTTAA
- the pyrI gene encoding aspartate carbamoyltransferase regulatory subunit, whose protein sequence is MTKHELKVKPIENGTVIDHIPANKALQVLKILGLPKEGTNVTLAMNVSSKLGFKDIVKFENRELEHTEIDKISLIAPDATINIIRDYEIVAKDQVRMVKELNGIVKCTNPKCISNTEEPIESKFYLVESNPITVRCHYCERLVQANEIYNQFE, encoded by the coding sequence ATGACTAAACATGAATTGAAAGTTAAACCTATTGAAAATGGTACTGTAATTGACCATATTCCTGCCAATAAGGCACTTCAAGTATTGAAAATATTAGGTCTTCCAAAGGAAGGAACAAATGTTACCCTTGCTATGAATGTTTCTTCAAAATTAGGTTTTAAGGATATTGTGAAATTTGAAAACAGGGAGTTGGAACATACTGAAATAGATAAGATTTCCTTAATAGCTCCTGATGCAACCATTAACATTATACGTGATTATGAAATTGTTGCAAAGGATCAGGTTAGAATGGTAAAGGAATTAAATGGAATTGTAAAATGCACCAATCCTAAATGTATTTCAAATACTGAAGAACCTATTGAAAGCAAGTTTTATCTTGTTGAATCAAATCCAATTACAGTAAGATGCCATTATTGTGAAAGATTGGTTCAAGCAAATGAGATTTATAATCAATTTGAATAA